The Rhopalosiphum maidis isolate BTI-1 chromosome 1, ASM367621v3, whole genome shotgun sequence genome has a segment encoding these proteins:
- the LOC113548262 gene encoding transcription initiation factor IIB, which translates to MSKNLVQCQQHPDAPLIEDYRAGDQICSECGLVVGDRVIDVGSEWRTFSNDKGSNSADPSRVGGAENPLLNGSDLSTLVGPSRGDASFDEFGGMKYKNKGMVCSTNRSLLNAYREIGLMADRINLPRNIVDRANVLFKQVHDGKNLKGRSNDAIASASLYIACRQEGVPRTFKEICAVSKVSKKEIGRVFKLILKALETSVDLITTGDFMSRFCCNLGLPNMVQRAATHIAKKAVEYDIVPGRSPISVAAAAIFMASQASDEKRSQKEIGDIAGVAEVTIKQSYKLILANATLLFPEDFKFVTQISDLPTS; encoded by the exons ATGTCGAAAAATCTAG TGCAATGTCAACAGCATCCAGATGCCCCGTTGATTGAAGATTATAGAGCTGGCGATCAAATATGTTCAGAATGCGGTCTTGTGGTTGGTGATCGAGTGATAGATGTCGGTTCTGAATGGAGGACTTTCAGTAACGACAAAGGTAGCAATAGTGCTGATCCTTCGCGTGTTGGAGGGGCAGAAAATCCATTACTTAATGGTTCTGATTTGTCCACACTGGTTGGTCCTTCAAGAGGTGATGCATCGTTTGATGAGTTTGGTGGtatgaagtataaaaataaaggcaTGGTTTGTTCAACCAATCGTTCACTACTTAATGCATATAGAGAAATTGGCCTTATGGCTGATCGCATAAATTTGCCAAGAAATATTGTGGACAGAGCCAATGTACTGTTCAAACAAGTACACGATGGCAAAAATCTTAAAGGTCGATCAAATGACGCAATTGCGTCAGCTAGTTTATACATTGCTTGCAGGCAAGAAGGTGTGCCACGAACATTCAAAGAAATATGTGCTGTTAGTAAAGTTAGTAAAAAAGAAATTGgaagagtttttaaattaatattaaaggcACTTGAAACTAGTGTTGATTTGATAACAACTGGAGATTTCATGTCGAGATTTTGTTGTAACTTGGGATTACCAAACATGGTCCAAAGGGCAGCTACTCATATTGCTAAAAAAGCAGTTGAATACGATATTGTACCAGGCCGTTCTCCTATATCCGTAGCGGCTGCAGCAATATTTATGGCATCTCAAGCATCTGATGAAAAACGTTCTCAAAAAGAAATTGGAGATATTGCTGGTGTTGCAGAAGTCACAATTAAGCAGTCATATAAACTGATATTGGCTAATGCTACTTTATTATTTCCAGAAGACTTTAAGTTTGTGACTCAGATTTCTGATCTTCCAACATCCTAA
- the LOC113558510 gene encoding U3 small nucleolar RNA-associated protein 4 homolog — translation MGSFDVHRVNFFSPELLSIQCMVVENETQKLAIGRSNASIEIWDVSYKPHIDRTLICDSSVEGLAWYKGRLFSCSANGTVTEHDLHSLSPLYNKTVTSGSCWCIAIHKDSGRLAAGTQDGYINIFEITSDGLTYDRLMDKQEGKIICISWDSSGEWLVTGSINALRIYSRRSGHALHKLPTGQTDTIVSSIAVTNDFTIISADSRGKLCFWDGNKGTNIANYQALKSIALIVCLDESQTKVYCSGVDPLIVCYELISMKSDTSVECNKWVRSVQLVAHTVEVRSLVHFKGKLFSGGIDGYLSVSSYPPKHMVKYPPLMSSAISLASDARYVLMLHLSHLDVWYLGDKHKYENKLSKLVTIKYSKNDYVRCSAISPDGTWVVYSTEEKLKIFSLIMDSVTCEPMIKKTGIQPVDCDVSTQLAFSSDSKYLWFATKHENTLVCLKMSHKFDLSTKYCIDTSPYFKDLIHLLEVSKWNKYVVAADRKSNIIVFNEGKHYCTLPKYHCSPTSMKIHPITENLVIAYANRNVVEYSLSRREYTDFSEQLFLNPPSELINRSFPINCITFDASRNDSIIFSDDNTICVLTKDENNSKDPEKKIKKLKSKPITFSLKIIQNYEHLVFFDFLNREELVAVEVNPCSFVEKLPAVYKKKLFGMT, via the exons ATGGGTTCATTCGACGTGCACAgggtgaattttttttcgccCGAACTTCTTTCGATCCAATGTATGGTCGTCGAAAACGAGACACAAAAGCTAGCCATAGGAAG GTCAAACGCGTCAATTGAAATATGGGATGTTTCATATAAGCCACACATTGACAGGACGTTGATATGTGACAGCAGTGTCGAAGGTCTTGCTTGGTACAAAGGGAGATTGTTTAGCTGCAGTGCAAATGGCACTGTTACGGAACACGACCTGCATAGTCTATCGCCTTTG tataataaaactgtaaCATCTGGATCATGTTGGTGTATAGCTATTCATAAAGACAGTGGACGTTTAGCC GCTGGAACTCAAGatggttatattaatatatttgaaataacgtCAGACGGTTTGACATATGATAGATTAATGGACAAACAAgaag gtaagaTCATTTGTATTTCTTGGGATTCAAGCGGTGAATGGCTGGTTACGGGTTCCATAAATGCTTTACGTATTTACAGCCGAAGAAGTGGTCATGCTCTACACAAACTTCCAACTGGTCAAACCGATACAATTGTGTCATCAATAGCAGTCACCAATGATTTCACAATCATTAGTGCTGATTCTCG tggtaaattatgtttttgggATGGAAATAAAGGAACAAATATTGCCAATTATCAAGCACTAAAATCAATTGCACTTATAGTATGTTTAGATGAATCACAGACTAAAGTTTATTGCAGTG gtgtTGATCCACTTATTGTATGTTATGAGCTGATATCCATGAAATCAGACACGAGTGTTGAATGCAATAAATGGGTTAGAAGTGTTCAACTAGTGGCACATACAGTAGAAGTACGATCATTAGTTCATTTTAAAGGGAAACTATTTTCAGgag gaatTGATGGATACTTATCGGTGAGCAGCTATCCTCCAAAACATATGGTTAAATACCCTCCATTGATGTCT TCAGCTATATCTTTAGCATCAGATGCTCGTTATGTGTTGATGTTACATCTAAGCCATTTAGATGTATGGTATTTAGGTGATAAACATAagtatgaaaacaaattatcaaaactGGTAACcatcaaatattcaaaaaatgactATGTAAGATGTTCAGCCATTTCACCTGATGGCACATGGGTCGTTTATTCAACTgaagaaaaacttaaaatatttagtttaattatg GATTCTGTCACTTGTGAACCAATGATTAAAAAGACTGGCATCCAACCAGTTGATTGTGATGTTTCCACCCAATTAGCATTTTCGTCTGATAGCAAATACTTGTGGTTTGCTACCAAACACGAAAATACTTTGGtctgtttaaaaatgtctcaCAAGTTTGatttatcaacaaaatacTGCATTGACACTAGTCCTT attttaaagatttaatacatttattggaaGTGTCTAAATGGAATAAATATGTTGTTGCAGCTGAtagaaaaagtaatattattgtgtttaatgaAGGAAAG CATTATTGTACTCTACCGAAATATCATTGTTCTCCGACAAGTATGAAGATTCATCCTATTACAGAAAATCTTGTGATAGCATATGCAAATCGAAAT gttGTAGAATATAGTTTAAGTAGACGAGAATACACTGACTTTTcagaacaattatttttaaacccaCCTTCAGAGTTAATAAATAGATCATTTCCAATTAACTGTATTACATTTGATGCTTCTAGAAatgattctattattttttcggaTGATAATACTATTTGTGTCCTGACAAAAGATgaa aataattcaaaagatccagaaaaaaaaattaagaaactaAAATCTAAACCCATTACATTTTCTCTTaagattatacaaaattatgaa